The following proteins are encoded in a genomic region of Necator americanus strain Aroian chromosome II, whole genome shotgun sequence:
- a CDS encoding hypothetical protein (NECATOR_CHRII.G5723.T1): MGNEQSGSGSSPQGPSNSTFSFLSGRGVNSKKSKGIVVVSGGNSKVETVEDDEIYKRFQEIPRFLPIFRHAIGKKDLSPSEYQQRMSSRPLYKMATRFQQHLKICAKAISAEQTQITSSIKAVEASAALLTTALTEKKKASDNFVTELQTLDKLRDDILHIQLMLEELVPMAETLNELLVPSDRLPPLSLSRVLERTPVSTSASSSQQSTPKHVTSTSLRSSLSISSREDRSHIAPIEEVRVVDRTA, translated from the exons ATGGGAAACGAACAAAGCGGTTCTGGTTCGTCTCCGCAAGGCCCATCTAATTCTacattttcgtttctttcagGAAGAG GGGTGAACTCCAAGAAGTCTAAAGGCATTGTGGTGGTCAGCGGCGGAAATTCGAAAGTCGAAACTGTGGAAGATGACGAGATTTATAAAAGATTTCAA GAAATTCCTCGCTTTCTGCCCATCTTTCGGCACGCTATCGGAAAGAAAGACCTTTCCCCCAGTGAGTACCAGCAGCGTATGAGCAGTCGACCTTTGTACAA GATGGCCACGCGCTTTCAGCAACACTTGAAAATATGCGCTAAAGCAATATCAGCGGAACAAACTCAGATCACTTCTTCAATTAAAGCT GTGGAAGCGTCAGCGGCTTTGTTGACTACCGCATTgactgaaaagaagaaagcgagTGATAATTTCGTTACGGAGTTACAAACTTTGGATAAGTTGCGCGATGACATTCTACACATACAG ttaatgCTTGAAGAACTGGTTCCAATGGCAGAGACTTTGAACGAGTTGTTGGTGCCCTCGGATCGCCTTCCCCCACTCTCATTAAGTCGTGTTCTCGAACGTACCCCTGTATCTACCTCGGCCAGTTCGTCACAACAAAGCACACCAAAACATGTGACTTCGACTTCATTACGGTCTTCGTTATCGATATCATCTCGGGAAGACCGTTCTCATATCGCTCCAATCGAGGAAGTTCGAGTTGTGGACAGGACTGcatga
- a CDS encoding hypothetical protein (NECATOR_CHRII.G5722.T2), which yields MVEPDLSFIKSDIDLSEVAPLNRRRVVAFVNCYLLKMTDFLNDFAIRAERLILETERQLRAVDTKLQLLEAKVWHLAAIPDPASKSIKQQVEERKAEFVNSVSTTQADVKEPGPLLNSAVEVADPAAEMVQSSAPVNTEATPMKQDLLIVKDDPAFAKYFKMLKLGVVEPAVKLKMRSEGVDPNLLDNPNAPSPNATSTIIPTDGILSQPDDSDSSSIPSFSDSD from the exons ATGGTTGAGCCGGACTTAAGTTTCATAAAATCGGACATAGATCTCTCTGAG GTGGCTCCTCTGAATCGACGCAGAGTTGTCGCGTTTGTAAATTGCTATCTACTGAAAATGACCGATTTTCTCAACGATTTTGCCATTAGAGCCGAGCGACTCATTTTGGAAACTGAGCGACAACTACGCGCAGTGGACACAAAACTGCAGTTACTTGAAGCAAAGGTTTGGCAT CTAGCAGCAATACCTGACCCAGCATCGAAGTCTATCAAACAACAAGTGGAGGAAAGAAAAGCCGAATTTGTTAAC AGTGTATCTACCACTCAAGCGGATGTAAAAGAACCAGGTCCACTTTTGAATTCTGCTGTG GAGGTTGCTGACCCCGCGGCGGAAATGGTGCAGTCGTCTGCACCAGTAAATACGGAAGCAACTCCAATGAAGCAGGACCTGCTAATAGTTAAGGATGACCCTGCTTTCGCAAAATACTTTAAGATGCTTAAACTG GGAGTTGTGGAACCTGCAGTGAAACTAAAAATGCGGTCAGAAGGTGTTGATCCAAATCTGCTCGA TAACCCAAATGCTCCATCACCTAATGCAACAAGTACAATAATTCCGACAGATGGTATATTATCTCAACCTGACGACAGCGACTCGTCGTCAATTCCATCATTCAGCGACTCCGATTGA
- a CDS encoding hypothetical protein (NECATOR_CHRII.G5723.T2), which translates to MVLLKFSVLCKRRKRCAFESVLRMPMLPPFVSIPLNQPDGEEADDAEYMFNPELLTPEIVGQVQNGFLVRPLKLSDYDNGFLGVLAQLTTVGEISREIFEERFKSMSKTRPLAYFVVVIEDLSTGRVVAAATLVIEWKFIHEAGCRGRVEDVVVDKEMRGKKMGALLNRILVALAKQIGVYKLSLECKDSLIPFYELYGYQKDLGNNFLVQRFDRDQEINVPCEDVGEIRIPSNI; encoded by the exons ATGGTCCTCTTGAAATTTAGCGTTCTGTGCAAGCGCCGTAAACGTTGCGCATTTGAGAGTGTTTTGAG AATGCCTATGCTACCACCGTTCGTCTCGATCCCGCTGAATCAGCCAGACGGAGAAGAAGCAG ACGACGCCGAATACATGTTTAATCCTGAACTTCTTACTCCAGAAATAGTTGGTCAGGTACAAAACGGATTCCTGGTGAGGCCACTCAAGCTCAGCGATTATGACAACGG ATTCTTGGGTGTGCTCGCACAACTAACCACTGTCGGTGAGATATCTCGTGAGATATTCGAGGAGCGTTTTAAATCGATGTCTAAAACTCGTCCACTCGCCTACTTCGTTGTTGTTATAGAAGACTTGAG CACTGGTCGTGTGGTAGCAGCAGCAACATTGGTGATTGAATGGAAGTTCATCCACGAAGCAGGTTGTCGCGGACGCGTTGAAGATGTCGTGGTGGACAAAGAAATGCGTGGAAAGAAGATGGGTGCTCTTTTAAACAGAATACTGGTAGCACTTGCAAAACAG atcGGCGTCTACAAACTATCACTGGAGTGCAAGGACTCACTTATTCCTTTTTACGAATTATATGGTTATCAAAAAGACCTTGGTAACAATTTCCTTGTTCAGAGATTTGATAGGGATCAAGAAATTAACGTTCCATGTGAAGATGTGGGAGAGATTAGAATTCCAAGCAATATATAA
- a CDS encoding hypothetical protein (NECATOR_CHRII.G5722.T1) encodes MVEPDLSFIKSDIDLSEVAPLNRRRVVAFVNCYLLKMTDFLNDFAIRAERLILETERQLRAVDTKLQLLEAKLAAIPDPASKSIKQQVEERKAEFVNSVSTTQADVKEPGPLLNSAVEVADPAAEMVQSSAPVNTEATPMKQDLLIVKDDPAFAKYFKMLKLGVVEPAVKLKMRSEGVDPNLLDNPNAPSPNATSTIIPTDGILSQPDDSDSSSIPSFSDSD; translated from the exons ATGGTTGAGCCGGACTTAAGTTTCATAAAATCGGACATAGATCTCTCTGAG GTGGCTCCTCTGAATCGACGCAGAGTTGTCGCGTTTGTAAATTGCTATCTACTGAAAATGACCGATTTTCTCAACGATTTTGCCATTAGAGCCGAGCGACTCATTTTGGAAACTGAGCGACAACTACGCGCAGTGGACACAAAACTGCAGTTACTTGAAGCAAAG CTAGCAGCAATACCTGACCCAGCATCGAAGTCTATCAAACAACAAGTGGAGGAAAGAAAAGCCGAATTTGTTAAC AGTGTATCTACCACTCAAGCGGATGTAAAAGAACCAGGTCCACTTTTGAATTCTGCTGTG GAGGTTGCTGACCCCGCGGCGGAAATGGTGCAGTCGTCTGCACCAGTAAATACGGAAGCAACTCCAATGAAGCAGGACCTGCTAATAGTTAAGGATGACCCTGCTTTCGCAAAATACTTTAAGATGCTTAAACTG GGAGTTGTGGAACCTGCAGTGAAACTAAAAATGCGGTCAGAAGGTGTTGATCCAAATCTGCTCGA TAACCCAAATGCTCCATCACCTAATGCAACAAGTACAATAATTCCGACAGATGGTATATTATCTCAACCTGACGACAGCGACTCGTCGTCAATTCCATCATTCAGCGACTCCGATTGA
- a CDS encoding hypothetical protein (NECATOR_CHRII.G5721.T1): MSTSGRLRLSDFKDLEEIGRGGFGVVFAATQPNGERVALKKICSRAAAERIKNEIRAIRCLRHPNIVQFFEDFVDGSDTYVVMELCELGSMRSYVKQNGPLTDRAAAYVLRQIISAVKYMHREGILHRDLSSGNVLINRIFSPEKISVKLCDFGLATHLRKGETACTVVGTPGYIAPQVFKQEYDQAADVYSLGGVLYTMLTGGDPPTKGPMRFDGLSLSAVDLIESMMEQEASKRISLNEIQRSSFMVDYCDNTSISRDWSATGDRVGSVLSQERRRSREYSRERRSGFDRIHDNSRGDESRPRRAASNPPLVGGRLRLTTGGAEDSGFGSRSCGEKRIAARSGARNLLHTTTAKEKENGDPAWPLPIYRCGGARLVTAAGRYVIVDDHKLVFEVANKNGFITKIVEVLIGTRGRQQVAFGKPAHSNVGLPLEHDGLIPLARERNTVALTSFSSMNRHERDVYAQIANAVEAMRGRVDKIVYQRPAQFPSAVAKIMENGTFRIVFRDQRRLIQKRGSKEVQMHYPDGKKEDVLDSDTLRLFEEVFRFLKKVEDVWEHQIGSFPLSFSISKDSVVSPRASALSENRVPLSEKNFQSSLLTQRSAPATISMYKKTSIESSKGCHDRMRFKINKNNEVCSVESPDGRYLRVSSVSKSKLIFRARPDAAEQRFHVTDPAYPKGARELYGCLEAEIRRREMLS; encoded by the exons ATGTCTACGAGTGGAAGATTACGGTTAAGC GACTTCAAGGATCTTGAGGAAATCGGCCGCGGCGGATTTGGGGTTGTTTTTGCTGCCACTCAACCGAATGGGGAGCGTGTTGCTCTCAAAAAG ATTTGTTCTCGTGCTGCTGCTGAGCGtataaaaaacgaaattagAGCTATACGTTGCTTGCGTCATCCTAATATCGTTCAG TTCTTCGAAGATTTTGTTGATGGTAGCGATACTTATGTGGTTATGGAATTATGTGAGCTTGGGTCTATGCGCTCCTACGTCAAGCAAAATGGGCCTCTCACCGATCGAGCAG CTGCATATGTTCTGCGCCAAATTATTAGTGCAGTGAAATACATGCATCGTGAGGGGATTCTTCATCGAGATCTGTCTTCGGGAAATGTTTTGATCAATAGGATTTTCTCTCCAGAAAAGATATCAGTG aaGTTATGCGATTTTGGTCTCGCAACTCATTTACGAAAAGGAGAAACGGCTTGTACTGTTGTGGGTACTCCTGGATATATTGCTCC TCAGGTTTTCAAGCAGGAATATGATCAAGCTGCAGATGTGTACTCTTTGGGAGGAGTTCTTTATACTATGTTGACAGGTGGCGATCCGCCTACTAAAG GTCCAATGCGGTTCGATGGACTTAGCCTATCGGCTGTGGACCTTATTGAAAGCATGATGGAGCAAGAAGCATCCAAGCGAATTTCTTTGAATG AAATCCAACGATCGAGCTTTATGGTGGATTATTGCGATAACACTTCCATTTCTCGAGATTGGTCAGCAACTGGCGATCGAGTTGGCTCTGTACTGTCACAGGAGCGGCGAAGATCCCGAGAGTATTCGAGAGAACGCCGCAGTGGCTTTGATCGGATTCACGAT AACAGTCGAGGTGATGAATCACGTCCTCGCAGAGCAGCTAGTAACCCTCCTCTTGTGGGTGGGAGACTTCGCCTGACAACTGGGGGTGCGGAAGATAGCGGATTCGGTAGTAGAAGCTGTGGAGAG AAGAGAATCGCCGCTCGGAGTGGTGCCCGTAACCTTCTCCATACTAcaacagcaaaagaaaaagaaaatggtgatCCAGCATGGCCTCTACCAATTTATAGATGTGGCGGTGCAAGACTTGTAACAGCAGCAGGACGG TACGTAATTGTTGACGATCACAAACTAGTGTTCGAAGTTGCTAACAAAAATGGATTCATCACAAAAATTGTGGAAGTTCTTATTGGTACTCGTGGAAGGCAGCAG GTAGCTTTCGGCAAACCTGCGCATTCAAATGTTGGACTGCCGTTAGAGCATGACGGTTTGATTCCTTTGGCAAGGGAGCGGAATACAGTTGCTTTAACAAG TTTTTCGTCAATGAATAGACATGAGCGAGATGTTTATGCACAAATTGCAAATGCTGTGGAGGCAATGAGAGGTCGAGTAGATAAG ATTGTTTACCAGCGTCCTGCTCAATTTCCTTCTGCTGTGGCAAAAATTATGGAGAATGGTACATTCCGTATTGTGTTCAGAGATC AACGTCGATTGATACAAAAACGTGGTTCGAAAGAGGTTCAAATGCACTATCCTGatggaaaaaaggaggacGTCCTCGATT CGGACACTCTTCGTCTGTTTGAAGAAGTGTTTAGATTCCTGAAGAAAGTGGAGGACGTATGGGAACACCAGATTGGCAGTTTCCCACTCTCATTCTCAATTTCGAA AGATTCGGTTGTTTCGCCCAGGGCTTCGGCGCTATCCGAGAATCGCGTCCCtctttctgagaaaaattttcaatcg TCCTTGCTGACCCAACGTTCTGCTCCCGCAACTATTAGTATGTACAAGAAGACCTCGATCGAATCTTCTAAAGGATGTCATGATAGAATGAGATTCAAAATA AACAAGAACAATGAAGTTTGTAGCGTTGAGTCACCGGATGGAAGATATCTGAGGGTTTCAAGCGTGTCGAAGTCTAAACTCATTTTTCGAGCTCGGCCGGATGCAGCTGAGCAAAG atttcatGTGACCGATCCAGCGTATCCAAAAGGAGCACGTGAACTCTACGGCTGCCTTGAAGCTGAAATTAGACGACGGGAAATGCTATCGTGA